The Vicia villosa cultivar HV-30 ecotype Madison, WI linkage group LG1, Vvil1.0, whole genome shotgun sequence genome includes a region encoding these proteins:
- the LOC131644823 gene encoding GDSL esterase/lipase At1g29670-like, translated as MESMFKTWLVMFILILSTSYLHYCVNGKSQVPCVFIFGDSLSDSGNNNNIPTSPKSNYKPYGIDFPIGPTGRFTNGRTSIDIITQLLGFEKFIPPFANTSGSDILKGVNYASGGAGIRNETSMAMGFVISLGLQLTNHRAIVSQIASRLGSIDKAQQHLNKCLYYVNIGSNDYINNYFLPQLYSTSHIYTPQQYAEALIQELSLNLQVLHDIGARKYVLVGLGLLGCTPNAILNHGTNGVCVDEENAPPFIFNGELKSLVDHLNNKFSADSKFIFINSTFESDGQNSGGFVVSNAPCCPLRLTGGCIPDERPCNKRNEYVFWDEFHPTEAWNLLTARRSYNSLNSGFTFPLDIKQLVELEVKMELESTNATASKLSASS; from the exons ATGGAATCTATGTTCAAGACATGGTTAGTGATGTTTATTCTTATCTTGTCTACGAGCTATTTGCATTATTGTGTCAATGGGAAATCCCAAGTTCCTTGTGTTTTTATCTTTGGAGACTCTTTATCTGATAGTGGTAACAACAACAATATTCCTACTTCTCCAAAATCTAATTACAAACCTTATGGTATCGACTTTCCGATCGGCCCAACCGGAAGATTTACCAACGGTCGAACTTCAATAGACATAATAA CTCAACTTTTAGGATTTGAGAAATTTATTCCACCGTTTGCAAACACTAGTGGTTCAGACATACTCAAAGGTGTCAACTATGCATCTGGCGGAGCTGGAATTCGCAACGAGACAAGCATGGCTATG GGTTTTGTTATCAGCTTGGGATTACAGTTAACAAATCACAGAGCTATAGTTTCTCAAATTGCTAGCAGACTTGGAAGTATTGACAAAGCTCAACAACACCTCAACAAATGCTTGTATTATGTGAATATTggaagtaatgattacataaacAATTACTTTCTTCCCCAACTCTATTCAACTAGCCACATTTATACTCCTCAGCAGTATGCAGAAGCTCTAATTCAAGAGTTATCTTTGAATTTACAG GTTCTACATGACATTGGAGCAAGGAAATATGTGTTAGTTGGGTTGGGCCTCTTGGGCTGCACTCCAAATGCCATCTTGAATCATGGAACAAATGGGGTTTGTGTTGACGAGGAGAACGCTCCTCCATTCATTTTCAATGGCGAGCTTAAATCTCTAGTGGACCATCTCAATAATAAGTTCTCTGCCGATTcaaaatttatcttcataaacaGTACATTCGAATCAGATGGCCAGAATTCGGGCG GTTTTGTTGTTTCAAATGCTCCTTGTTGTCCATTAAGGTTGACTGGAGGGTGTATTCCCGATGAAAGACCATGCAATAAAAGGAATGAATATGTGTTTTGGGATGAGTTCCATCCCACTGAGGCTTGGAACCTACTCACTGCAAGAAGGTCTTATAATTCACTTAATTCAGGCTTCACTTTTCCATTGGATATCAAGCAGCTTGTTGAACTAGAAGTTAAGATGGAATTGGAATCCACAAATGCGACCGCATCAAAGCTTAGTGCCTCTAGTTAA
- the LOC131644825 gene encoding uncharacterized protein LOC131644825 → MFLKIPFAVLMHFFSSTSSYQAHILQWFLSAAEKLEQAENQLAHSRFRTLVAEDFIKKIPRVRGSWAFANLGNTCFLNSITQCFTHTVPLVEGLLSCNHSTDGHSGYCVICAFRYQMQHSLQSTGTVISPVILVDNLKRILNTIFMDLFFEYPVVGLLPIY, encoded by the exons ATGTTCTTAAAGATTCCATTCGCAG TTTTGATGCATTTCTTTTCCTCTACAAGTTCGTATCAAGCTCATATACTTCAATGGTTTCTCAGTGCAG CTGAAAAGCTAGAACAAGCAGAGAATCAATTGGCACACTCACGTTTCAGGACACTAGTTGCAGAGGATTTCATTAAGAAGATCCCTCGGGTCAGAG GGAGCTGGGCTTTTGCCAACCTTGGGAATACTTGCTTTCTCAACTCCATTACACAATGCTTCACGCATACAGTGCCTCTAGTTGAGGGTCTTCTTTCGTGCAACCATTCTACTGATG GTCATAGTGGGTACTGTGTCATTTGTGCTTTTCGCTACCAGATGCAACATTCTTTGCAGTCTACTGGAACTGTTATCTCGCCAGTGATACTTGTGGATAATTTGAAGCGTATCCTTAATACCATATTCATGGATTTATTTTTTGAATATCCTGTGGTAGGCTTGTTGCCAATCTATTGA